From the Octopus sinensis linkage group LG28, ASM634580v1, whole genome shotgun sequence genome, one window contains:
- the LOC118768355 gene encoding uncharacterized protein LOC118768355 yields MAPQHSATVRYIHVLYLILLPFCEGFSIDHTLIEGNVGGKIAETVVILVKSQNILMEDYSFLRRLAAVQSNDGIPFTPDKGGIWRVTTDQLETVQEACGKSLMSYCNIGQERFNVEMVSANYTELDKPLYSGYAMALYLLTLGDIIPMNLTDQAEYWKKFIVPEGNVTTFIQNTNIPEVPDQCRKSEDTPRNEVESYCLFQSPCTREAIALKIYFFAHSDPTRFIRCTEWGASFIQICVPGTVWSQMNVTCLHKAGSFIFRRKKGGGTKDKHYLNNASHIFSALLPCLMFCLLQAFILNKSFF; encoded by the exons ATGGCACCGCAGCATTCTGCCACAGTCAGATATATTCATGTATTGTATCTCATCCTGCTTCCTTTCTGCGAAGGATTCTCCATTGACCATACACTCATAGAAGGAAATGTTGGAGGCAAAATAGCCGAAACTGTTGTGATCCTTGTaaaatctcagaatattttgatggaagattattCTTTCCTCCGCAGACTGGCGGCTGTCCAAAGTAACGATGGTATACCATTCACTCCTGATAAAGGTGGCATCTGGAGG GTTACTACTGACCAACTCGAGACTGTCCAAGAGGCATGTGGTAAAAGCCTGATGTCTTACTGCAATATCGGTCAAGAAAGATTCAATGTGGAAATGGTATCAGCCAATTACACAGAACTGGACAAGCCATTGTATTCTGGCTACGCCATGGCCCTCTACCTATTGACCCTCGGTGATATTATACCAATGAATTTGACCGACCAAGCAGAATATTGGAAGAAATTTATTGTACCTGAAGGAAATGTCACCACTTTTATACAAAATACTAACATTCCAGAAG TGCCGGACCAATGTAGAAAATCCGAAGACACACCGAGGAATGAAGTGGAATCTTACTGTTTATTCCAGTCACCGTGTACAAGAGAAGCGATTGcactcaaaatatatttctttgctcaTTCAGATCCGACGAGATTCATTCGGTGTACGGAATGGGGAGCTAGTTTCATTCAAATCTGTGTTCCTGGCACCGTATGGTCTCAAATGAATGTTACATGTTTACACAAGGCAGGAAGTTTTATCTTCAGACGCAAAAAAGGTGGAGGAACCAAGGACAAGCATTATCTCAACAATGCATCGCATATTTTCTCTGCTTTACTTCCTTGCTTAATGTTCTGTCTTCTTCAAGCATTCATCTTAAATAAGAGTTTCTTCTAA